In Vespa crabro chromosome 5, iyVesCrab1.2, whole genome shotgun sequence, a single window of DNA contains:
- the LOC124424491 gene encoding zinc finger protein chinmo isoform X3: MYAPVGEGTSNQQSALVNPWWFHPPAGRTVGHERDQEGKYLFEGGSDRGGEGHGVGSRGGIMDSHQHQFCLKWNSFGSNLATAFSNLFKSESLTDVTLFCEGVTFKAHRLILAACSKHFQELFEGMPPSPAGLIVILDGTSAHNMASLLEFMYRGEVHVSQESLSSFLKAAECLQVKGLSIEHEKLAVAQRHAAESNNSSTDTGGEGGGGGGSGVGEVGAPGSIGGSSSVGVGGSVDGSGSGNPNGSIAAGAVSTTSAVGDSGVGDITDLSEAGEATMLRNSIKRRRDATPTPAPSPAPAYTVPSMYSHYFESPPKRLMRSPSDVDTLGRASVLRDGAAFRPASAPHPLLLESHFYQPFAHPSETPAHSHTAPHTPTELEQELEQARSEERNNCDYKESVAEDLRIKQEPVVLTDRERAEKLAEKLSSEVYSGGRGFEGYGSNSEHLQRGAQMGSAMVSIPPAHPPTPDLSPAPTTPAMWNTKMNKAGTVSTPEDLYSTRCISTHT; encoded by the exons ATGTACGCCCCTGTCGGCGAGGGTACCAGCAACCAACAATCAGCCCTGGTCAATCCATGGTGGTTTCATCCGCCAG CTGGACGTACAGTTGGGCACGAGCGCGACCAAGAAGGGAAATACCTGTTCGAAGGTGGCAGTGACAGGGGTGGCGAAGGTCACGGGGTTGGGTCTAGGGGTGGCATCATGGACTCTCACCAGCATCAATTCTGTCTTAAGTGGAACAGTTTCGGTAGCAATCTAGCAACGGCGTTCTCGAATTTATTCAAAAGCGAGAGTCTCACCGATGTCACCCTCTTCTGCGAGG GAGTAACGTTCAAGGCTCACAGATTGATCCTCGCAGCATGCAGCAAACATTTTCAGGAGCTCTTCGAAGGGATGCCGCCTTCTCCCGCAGGACTGATCGTTATTCTCGACGGGACGAGCGCTCACAATATGGCGTCGCTTCTCGAATTTATGTACCGCGGAGAAGTACACGTGTCTCAGGAATCTTTGAGCTCTTTCCTCAAGGCAGCGGAATGCCTTCAA GTAAAAGGTCTGTCGATCGAGCACGAGAAACTAGCAGTGGCGCAGAGACATGCGGCTGAGAGCAATAATTCGTCGACGGACACCGGCGGAGAGGGTGGCGGGGGTGGAGGTAGCGGAGTTGGCGAAGTCGGTGCACCAGGAAGTATCGGTGGTAGCAGCAGCGTTGGAGTTGGTGGTAGCGTCGACGGTAGCGGTAGTGGAAATCCAAATGGTAGTATCGCTGCTGGTGCAGTATCTACTACGAGTGCTGTTGGCGATAGTGGAGTCGGTGACATCACCGATCTCAGCGAGGCCGGTGAAGCTACGATGCTGAGGAACAGTATAAAAAGACGCAGAGACGCAACCCCTACGCCTGCGCCGTCCCCGGCACCGGCATACACCGTACCCAGCATGTACTCTCACTATTTCGAAAGTCCCCCAAAGAGGTTAATGAG ATCGCCAAGCGACGTCGACACGTTAGGTAGGGCGAGCGTGTTGCGCGACGGTGCAGCATTCCGGCCAGCTTCAGCACCGCATCCTCTTCTTTTGGAAAGTCACTTTTATCAGCCCTTTGCCCATCCCTCGGAAACACCAGCTCACTCGCATACCGCGCCTCACACGCCAACGGAACTCGAGCAAGAATTGGAACAAGCGCGGTCGGAGGAACGGAATAACTGTGATTACAAGGAAAGCGTCGCTGAAG ATCTACGAATAAAGCAGGAACCGGTGGTATTGACGGATCGAGAGCGAGCAGAGAAATTGGCAGAGAAATTATCGAGCGAGGTATATTCCGGGGGTAGGGGGTTCGAGGGGTACGGCTCAAATTCGGAACATTTACAACGTGGCGCGCAAATGGGTTCCGCGATGGTATCGATACCACCGGCACATCCACCGACTCCAGATCTCAGTCCCGCTCCAACTACTCCTGCCATGTGGAATACGAAGATGAACAAGGCTGGTACCGTATCGACACCCGAGG ACCTTTATTCGACTCGTTGCATCTCAACGCATACATAG